In Streptomyces sp. NBC_00344, the genomic window CTGCCGGCCACCACGTCCGGGGATTTCACCACGGATCACTGGCTGGCCACGTTCGCGGTACTGGCCCTGGAGAGTTGAGGGCGGGGCGGCCGGACGATCGTCCCGGAGATCATGAGCAAGGACGAGGGAGCCGAGCAGGTCGAGAGCCTGCCGTGTTTGAGTAGTAGCGTCCGCCCAGGACAGCCGGGACTTCTCACACACGGCCCAGGCTCTCCAACCCGGCCCATACCTAGAGCTCAGGAAACTCCGGGGCGATGTCCAGCTCCCGGGCGGCGGCTCCCCAGACGGCGGACTGGGCGGCGGCCAGGTCGATCCGGGGGTCACCCAGCATCAGCCGGATGCCGAACCCGTCGCACAGGGCGAGCAGCAGCGTGCTGGTTGCATCGACGTCGCAGTCGGCGAACTCGCCGGAGTCAATGCCACGCTGCAATGCCTGGCCCACCCAGGCGTGCAACTGATCGTAGAGGTCGACGGCCAGTTGCTGGGCCGTGTCGTCGCGCAGCGCCCTGACCCAGAGCTCCTGCCAGAGCCGCCAGTCCTGCCGGAGTTCCGGGTCGGTGGGCAGCATGCTGTGCAGAATGCGGGCCAGCACGACCGCGGCCGGGACCGTGTCGGCGTCCCGTTCGAGTTCCGTACCGGTATGGCCGAAGGAGTGGGTCATCGCCTCGGCGAAGAGCTTCTCGCGGTTCTCGAAGTGGTAGTGGAGCAGTGCCGTGGATACTCCGGCGTGTTCCGCGACCATGCGCATCCGGATCTTTTCGAAGCCGACCTCGGCGATCACTTCGCACGCCGCGGACAGGATCCGCTCACGCGTTTCGAGAGTGCGTTCGGCCTTGGCCACGTGAGTGCTCCCCGGGTTGGTGTCAGTGTGCCGACGGGCCGTCGAACGGCCCGTTGTCTCGTTCCCTCCATCCTCTCGCATCACCTTCCGGGCGCACGGTGCGCCCGGTGCGTCATAGGTGGGTGTGGAAGCCCCGGCCGGACTTACGGCCGAGCAGGCCCGCTTCGACCATGCGGGCCAGCAGCGGCGGGGGCGCGTACTGCGATTCGCGGAACTCGTCGTACATCGATTCGGCGATGGCCTGGACGGTGTCCAGGCCGATCAGATCAGCGAGAGCGAGCGGGCCGAGTGGGTGGGCGCAGCCCAGTCGCATACCGCGGTCGACATCGTCCGCTGAAGCGGTGCCGGACTCCACCATCCGGATGGCGGACAGCAGATAGGGCACGAGGAGCGCGTTCACGATGAAGCCTGCCCGGTCACCTGCGCGCACGACCTCCTTGCCCAGCACATCGGTCGCGAACGACTGCGCACGCCGGGTGGTGTCCGGTGCGGTCAACAGGGAGGGAACGAGCTCGACCAGCGGCAGTACCGGCACGGGATTGAAGAAGTGCAGGCCGACCACCTGGTGCGGTCGGGTGGTGGCCGCGGCGAGGCGGATGACGGGCAGGGAAGAGGTATTGGTCGCCAGGATGGCGTCGGGCCGTCGCACGGTGGAGTCCAACCGGGCGAACACCGCCACCTTTGTGGCCTCGTCCTCGGCGACCGCTTCGACGACGAGATCGCGGTCGGTCAGCGCGTCCATGTCCGTGGTGGTCGTGATCCGTGCCAGAGCGGCGTCCCGGCCCTCGGCGGACAGTTTGCCGGCAGTGGTGGCCCGTTCGAGAGAAGCCGCGATCCGGCGGCGCCCGGAGGCCGCCAGGACCTGGTCCGTCTCGACGACGACCACGTCCTGCCCCGCCCGCGCGCAGATCTCCGCGATGCCGGCTCCCATCAGGCCGCAGCCCACGACGCCGGTCCGTGCGATGTCGATAGCGGCCATCGTGCTCCTTCGTGAACATCCGGGTGCGGGCGGAGCGCCCGTGCCGAGGTGAGCTGTTCTCACCTGCGCCTGTATGTGTCTGTGGGTGGCTGTGTCCGTACGTGCGCTGTGTCCGGGTATGGCTCTGTCCGGGTCCGTGCGGGCGGGCGTATCCGTGTGCATCCGTGTCCGGGAGACGGCGTGCCGCGGCGGAGGGCCGTGGCACGCCGCGGGGTGTCAGCCGGCGGTGGGCATCTGCAGAACTCCCGTGCCCCGTTTGATCAGTTCGCCGGCGACGATGAGGCGCTGGATCTCGGATGTGCCTTCCCAGATACGGTCCACCCTCAGTTCGCGGTACAGCCGCTCCACCGGGTACGACCGGTCGTAGCCCCGCCCGCCGAAGATCTGCACACACCGGTCGATGACCCGCCCGGAAGCTTCGCTGGCGGAGAGTTTGGCGATGGCGGCCTTGGCGTGCAGGGTCTTGCGGTCCGCGGTTCCGTTGTCCACCTCCCAGGCCACCTGATGCGCGTAGGCGCGGTTGACGGCGATGTCCACGGCGCAGTCCGCGAGCATGCCCTGCACGAGCTGGAAGTCCGAGATCGGTACACCGAACTGCTTCCGCTCCACAGCCCAGTCACGTGCGAGCCCCAGCGCCCGCTCGGCCGCGCCCGTCGTCCGCGCCGCGATCATCAGCCGTTCCTCGGTGAACCAGGACCGGGTGATGTCGTAACCGTTGCCGATGCCGCCCAGAACGGCGTCCTCGGCGACCCGAACGTCGGTGAAGGTGAACTCGGGGTGTTCGTAGACGAAGGTGTGCATGAAGCGCGGCACCCGGGTCATCTCGATGCCCGGGGTGTCCTTGTCGACGAGGAACAAGGTGGGGGCCCGGTCGTCGCCCGCTGCGGCGAGGACGATGAGGAAGTCGGCGTGGTCCCCGACGGTGACAAACCACTTCTCGCCGTTCAGCGCCCAGCCGTCCGCGGTGCGGGTCGCGGTGGTCGCCAGGTTCTGCGGGTCGGAGCCCGCGCCTGGCTCGGTCACGGCGTAGCAGTCGCGGCGCTCACCGCGGATGACCGGCTCGAGGTACCGTTCGCGCTGCTGCGGGGTGCAGAAACGCAGGGCGTTGGCCGGGCGCCAGACGGTGTCCCACAGGGCCCCGGTCAGCCGGCCCAGTTCCTCCTGGACGATGGCCTGCTCCAGGATGGTGAGACCCGCGCCGCCCCATTCCCGCGGCATGTTGACCGCTTGCAGTCCGCTGTCGAGGACAGCAGTTCGGATGTCGGCGTGAGCCTGCGGCGGCAGGCCGTTGTTCTCCTCGCAGTCGACCTCGTAGGCGGTGAGGATTGCGGTGAGTTCGCGTGCGGTGCTCTTGAGCTCCGCCTGGCGGGCGGTGAGACGGAAGTCCATGTCATTCCTCGGAGTTCGGTGGCAGACAGACCGTTGGACGGGTGGGGGCAGGGGGGTCAGGTCAGGGGGAGGTCGAGGGCGCGGGTGCCGCGCTTGATGAGCTCGTTGGCGATGATCAGTCGCTGGATCTCGGATGTGCCTTCCCAGATCCGGTCCACCCGCAGTTCGCGGTACAGCCGCTCCACCGGGTACGACCGGTCGTAGCCCCGCCCGCCGAAGATCTGCACACACCGGTCGATGACCCGCCCGGCAGCCTCGCTCGCGGCGAGTTTCGCGGTCGACGCCTTCGCATGCAGCGTCTTGCGGTCGGTGTGCGGCTGATCGGCTTCCCAGGCGACCTGATGGGTGTAGGCGCGGTTGACGGCGATGTCCACGGCGCAGTCCGCGAGCATGCCCTGGACCAGCTGGAAGTCCGCGATCGGCGCTCCGAACTGCCGCCGCTCCACGGCCCAGTCACGTGCCAGCCCCAGCGCCCGCTCGGCCGCACCCGTCGTCCGCGCCGCGATCATCAGCCGCTCGTCGGTGAACCATTCCTTGGTCAGTTCGTAGCCGTTGCCGACGCCGCCGAGCACGTCTTCGTCAGGGACGAAGACGTCGGTGAAGGTGAACTCGGGGTGTCCGTTCACGGCGGAGTGCATGAAGCGTGGCACCCGGGTCATGTCGACGCCCGGTGCCTGCTTGTCGACGAAGAAGAGAGTGGCCGCCCGCTCGGGGCCGGCGTCCGCCTGGACGAGCAGGAAGTCGGCGATGTCGCCGCAGGTGACGAACCACTTCTCGCCGTTCAGCAGCCAGCCGCCGTCGGCGCGGGTGGCCGTGCTGGTGCCGGAGCCGGGGTCGGAGCCCGCGCCGGGTTCGGTGACCGCGAAGGCGTCGAAGCGCTCCCCCCGGATGACGGGCAGCAGGTACTTCTCCCGCTGGGCTTCGGTGCCGTACGCCAGGACGTTGGCGGGGCGCCAGGGGATGTCCCACAGGCAGTTGGTGACCTTGCCGAACTCCTCCTCGACGATGACCTGGTCGAGCAGGGACAGGCCGGGACCGCCCCACTTCTCGGGCATGTTGATGGCGTAGACGCCTGCGTCGATCGCGGCCCGGGTGAGCTCGCGGACGGTGTCGGCGGGCAGTGGTCCGCCCGCTTCCTCGGACTGGTTCTCGTAGCGCATGAGGAGTTCGGTGTATGCGGCGGCCCTGGCCTTCAGGCCGGCCTGGTGCGGGGTGTAGCGGAAGTCCATGGTGTCCTCCGGGGACGGGGCGCGGTGGCGGAGAGGGTGGTTGCGGGGAGCTGGATTCAGGCGAGTACGGCGCGGGCGTCGAGCGCGAGGACACCGTCCGGGCGGACGAGCAGTGGATTGACCTCGAGTTCCGCGATCTCGGGGTGGGCGGCGGCCACTTCGGTGATGCGCTCGATGGCCGCCGCCGCTGCCGCCACGTCGACCGCGGGCCTGCCGCGTACTCCTCTCAGCAGTGCGGAGGTCCGCAAGCCGGTCAGCAGTCGTTCGCCCCGGGCTGCCGGTACGGGCGCCAGGGAGAACGCGACATCGTGCAGGGCCTCGGTGAGCACACCCCCCAGGCCT contains:
- a CDS encoding TetR/AcrR family transcriptional regulator, with the translated sequence MAKAERTLETRERILSAACEVIAEVGFEKIRMRMVAEHAGVSTALLHYHFENREKLFAEAMTHSFGHTGTELERDADTVPAAVVLARILHSMLPTDPELRQDWRLWQELWVRALRDDTAQQLAVDLYDQLHAWVGQALQRGIDSGEFADCDVDATSTLLLALCDGFGIRLMLGDPRIDLAAAQSAVWGAAARELDIAPEFPEL
- a CDS encoding 3-hydroxybutyryl-CoA dehydrogenase produces the protein MAAIDIARTGVVGCGLMGAGIAEICARAGQDVVVVETDQVLAASGRRRIAASLERATTAGKLSAEGRDAALARITTTTDMDALTDRDLVVEAVAEDEATKVAVFARLDSTVRRPDAILATNTSSLPVIRLAAATTRPHQVVGLHFFNPVPVLPLVELVPSLLTAPDTTRRAQSFATDVLGKEVVRAGDRAGFIVNALLVPYLLSAIRMVESGTASADDVDRGMRLGCAHPLGPLALADLIGLDTVQAIAESMYDEFRESQYAPPPLLARMVEAGLLGRKSGRGFHTHL
- a CDS encoding acyl-CoA dehydrogenase family protein; the protein is MDFRLTARQAELKSTARELTAILTAYEVDCEENNGLPPQAHADIRTAVLDSGLQAVNMPREWGGAGLTILEQAIVQEELGRLTGALWDTVWRPANALRFCTPQQRERYLEPVIRGERRDCYAVTEPGAGSDPQNLATTATRTADGWALNGEKWFVTVGDHADFLIVLAAAGDDRAPTLFLVDKDTPGIEMTRVPRFMHTFVYEHPEFTFTDVRVAEDAVLGGIGNGYDITRSWFTEERLMIAARTTGAAERALGLARDWAVERKQFGVPISDFQLVQGMLADCAVDIAVNRAYAHQVAWEVDNGTADRKTLHAKAAIAKLSASEASGRVIDRCVQIFGGRGYDRSYPVERLYRELRVDRIWEGTSEIQRLIVAGELIKRGTGVLQMPTAG
- a CDS encoding acyl-CoA dehydrogenase family protein, coding for MDFRYTPHQAGLKARAAAYTELLMRYENQSEEAGGPLPADTVRELTRAAIDAGVYAINMPEKWGGPGLSLLDQVIVEEEFGKVTNCLWDIPWRPANVLAYGTEAQREKYLLPVIRGERFDAFAVTEPGAGSDPGSGTSTATRADGGWLLNGEKWFVTCGDIADFLLVQADAGPERAATLFFVDKQAPGVDMTRVPRFMHSAVNGHPEFTFTDVFVPDEDVLGGVGNGYELTKEWFTDERLMIAARTTGAAERALGLARDWAVERRQFGAPIADFQLVQGMLADCAVDIAVNRAYTHQVAWEADQPHTDRKTLHAKASTAKLAASEAAGRVIDRCVQIFGGRGYDRSYPVERLYRELRVDRIWEGTSEIQRLIIANELIKRGTRALDLPLT